Genomic DNA from Alicyclobacillus fastidiosus:
CAACACCAATGTTAGCGCGGAGTTGCGGGCCCTTTTTTCTGATGCATATGATTAGCCCCGATTTCACAATCGTGCAACGACAAAAGATTTCAAACGACGACTTTATCGCAGCCCGCATCACCTAACAAATGTTGTTAAGGGATCATTTAAATACGCAATGAACCACGTCGAACATTCCAAACAGAATATATGACACACCTAAAATGAAAGTAGTAGATTTCGAGTATTTCATTGTCAAGCTGCCTCCTCTCGCGTGACAAGGATAACGCAGCTTTAGAAAAATTGTTCTATTCCAATAAGAATAAGCAAGATTCCTGCAACAATTGTGGCATGATCACCCAGCCGATTGGCCGCAAATTTTTTTCCGATGAATGTACCCACCCAAAGCAACAGAAAACTAAAAACACCGACAAAAATTGACGTATATAGAATATTCAATTGAGTGATTCCAGCGTCAAAACCACCAGCTAGCGCATTCATCGACAGGGCAATTCCCAAAACAATCGACTCAGTCAAACTAATATGGTTGTTCTTGTTAAAGTCCGCTTCCTCTGGGCTGAAAATGATTCTAACAATTTTACTGCGGCTTTGCGGATGGAGCTTTAAAAAGGGTTGAAGCAGCACACCTATCCCCACACAAATAATGACGATAGCACCAACTAGGTTGTCAATAAACGGCGCCACCCAATGGGTGATGACGTTGCCAAACAAACCTGCAAATAACGTCCCTGCAAAGGAAATAATGGCAATGACTAAATTGGGAAGCCAGGGAATTCGGACCTGGCGAACCCCATATGCCACACCTACACCACCGTTGTCTAAATTGGATGCAAGACCAATCCAGACTATCTCAAGCAGTGGAGATACATGCATACGTTCACCACCCAACCTCACTGATCTGTCGTCAAACTATGCACCACGGCTCACTCAGGTGCCATGGTGCAGTTCGTGAGATCGGTGAAGATGATCGTATGCATTGCATGTGCAAAAAAGACCCCTACTCATCACATCGAGAGATCGATCCAACACGTCGCGGCATGTGTGTAAAGAGATTGGCTCAATTTTGTTGTACCGGATAAAAGTATCCGTAAAAGTTGTACATTTGATGCTTGTCGTAGACGGACTCATTAGCCAGCTTGTTCGGGACGTCGATCTCTTGACCAAGCGAAGTACCGAAGTGACTAAAGATATCTCCCTGTAAATGATAATCCTTGACATTAAATCCATCGATCGAGTTAGGTCGAAACCCCGTTCCAATCGAGTTAAATACAGTAGCACTTACTGCCTGCCACGAATTTGTATTCCCGACTTCATCCAGATACAGTTGTTGAGCCATCCATCCTCCGATGGAGTGCCCCGTGAAAATCACATGATACGAACCGCTCGGTAGTGACTTCCTCACGTTAGACGCGAATTGCTGCGCAAGTCTGAGTTGAGCCACAGAACTTTGAATATCGAGATATATACCCGCGTCAGACACTAAGTCTTGCACATCATCCGTACCGCGGTACGCAATGACGACTGTATTCCCCTGCTCGAATGCAACTGCATAAAATCCATCGCTTGGTTCCCTGTTTTCCACGTCAACAATTTTCCAATTATTTAAATCCGAAAAGAACTTTTGGTCCGCCTGCCCAGACGACAAATGCCAGTCCAAGCCGTTCACTTTCCTAATCTGCTGGTATATCCCAGAGGGACCTGTCCCACTTTCAGTGAAAACACCGATCTGTCCGAGAGTATCACCGACATAGGCATCCAGATTCGAATAAGAGATATCCGTCATCTTCATAAGTACCCCGTCATAAACACCATCCGTCACACCGGGGTTCTCCGACTTATGTTGGAGAACTGGCGATGGACTTGACATGACGACAGCATTCACGTTGATAAAGCGAGCCGATGCTAAACACAGAACGGCGACAATCATGAGTACAGCGAAACTCCTCCAAGAGGATATCCATTTCATAAGTTTAACTATGACACGATTCCCCTATCTACTTTGTCATGCGACTGGAGTGGGTTTCATGGATACACTGTTCCTTCTACCAACATAACACATCGAAGACACGCTTATGCACCGTAAATAAATGTCACAAAACAGCATTTCTCCAACTGGAGATTCCACGAACATTGTCCTCACATGCGTTTAAAGGTACCACATTCGTACCTTCAGTTATGTACCGTCCGCGTATATCATTTGACCGAACCGATCATGGAACGAATCTGACTGACATTGAAACCCATAATAGGCTGACCGTCGACGAGGAATGTTGGTACCGTTTTACTGTTTACCATCGCACGTATCTTTGCTCCCTAGAGAGAACCTCGATGCAGCGGGGGCAATTCCACGACCAAGGTCGTACCGTGCCCCAATGTGCTCTCGACCGAGATATGCCCACCATGAGCTTCGATTAACTGCTTGGCGATTGCCGTCCCTAGGCCGGATCCCTTCACCTGATGTTCCGCTGTGTTCGTCCCGCGAAAATACCTGTCGAACAGATGTGCCACGGTGTCCTCATCCATACCCGCGCCGTCATCCCGAATCTCGATTCGTACACCGGAATATCGATCCCCGTCTATGTTCATCCGTTGAACATCGATGGAAACGGTGGTACCGTTCGGATTGTGTTGCAATGCGTTGTTCAGTAGATTATCGAATGCCCGCGTAAACCACTTGGCGTCCAACGGATAGATGGTCTCCCCCGCTTCGCTGTCAAATTGCACGGTCTTCCCTTCCGCTTGCCCGTGGTTCACTAGGTCGATCACCGCGTGACGCACAAGCTCCGTGACATTCTCCGGTTTTCGCTGTAGTGGCAAGGCGTGGTTCCGCAGCCGAAAGGTCAGCCCAAGATCGTCGATGAGGCCATCGATATACGTCGCCTTTTCCGAAATTACGCGGCCGAATTCACGGACCTCACTCGCCGTCCACGCGTAATCTGGAGCCGCACACAAATCTGCGTAACCTTTGACAGAGGACAGCGGGGTTCGGAGGTCGTGTGTGATCCCGGCAATCCATTCCTCGCGCGTCTGCTCCAATCGTTGTCTGTCTGCGTCACTTTGTTGCAGTGCAGTGGACAGACGATCGAGTGTCGCGAGGACATCCCGATACATTCTGTAGGGCCTGCGCAGCTCCCCATTCGCACTACGTTTACTCTTCGGCAGTCCACGGGCGTCCGTTGGCTCCGTATAGGACTGAGCCGCCAAGTTCTGCAGCCAATTCATCATGTGCAAAACCGGTGCACCCATGCGTCGACCAAACAGATAGGCAGCCACGATGGTAGCGCACAGACTTCCCCCGAACAGCAACGCGATATAGAGGAATGGCTGATGACTATGTGCGCGTGTAGAGTCACTGGGCGGTAATCCGTAAAGCCAGGTAAGGGACTGATGATCGACGGTGCCATACCAAGTGGAGAGTTGGTAGCCAAACGTCTGAGGGTTTAATTTGTCATACACCAACAGACCCGGCGCGTACTTTTTTGGAACGTCCCTCGGGAGATTGAAATGGTAGATGGCCCGACCATTGTCGTCGAGAATTTCGATCCATCCACCTCCCTCTTTGACCTCGGCCAACACGCGACCGGAGACTTGAATACGACCGCCATCAACACTCGTCGCCGTGGCCATTTGCTTAAGCAGCACTGCAGGGTCGAGACCTGGTGTCTGCGCCGCCGAAGATCGTTTGCTGACGAAATAAAAGCCCAAGGCGACGCCGATGATAGACCACACAGCAAGCAGCAAGAGCCCAATTTGAAGGAGAAATTTCATCGTGATCCGCGTATTCAAGTTCATGGTCAGCCCTCCGTCTGCGGACTGACCAGTTTGTATCCCAATCCTCGTACGGTGACAAGATATCTCGGTTCCCCTGGGTCCACCTCGATCTTTTCCCGTAGTCGCCGCATATGAACCATCACGGTGTTGTCGTCGCCGAGGCTAGCCTCTCCCCACACCTGCTCGTACAGTTGATTCCGACTAAAGACGCGATTTGGGTGCTGGCAGAAGAACCGAAGCAATTGAAATTCCCGGGCAGGGCAAATGACCTGCTCGCCGTCAACGACAAGTTCCGCAGATGCCTCATCCACCTGAAACCTCCCGAAATCGTACACGCGTTGGTTTGCCTTTGCCGCATGAAACTGGGGCTGCAAGCGCCGCACTTGCGCCTTGATCCGCGCAGCCACCTCCAAGGGGTTAAACGGCTTGGTGATGTAGTCATCACCGCCAACCCCAAAGCCCATCAACTTGTCCAAATCGGTCGATCGCGCTGTTAAAAACAAAATGGGTGCCTGCGTGATCTCGCGGCACTGACGACAGACTTCAAATCCCTCCATGTCGGGCAACATGACATCCAAAACGATCACATCGGGGTGAAATTGTCTGCACTTCTGAATTCCATCTACACCCGACGTGGCAGTGTGAATATGTTCGAATCCCTCTTTTCGCAGAACGAGGAGAATCATATCTAAAATGGCTTGTTCATCATCAATAAGCAGTATCCTGGCTGAGTTCATTTGGTTCCTCTTCTGTACTTTTTGCACAATTGTATCATGTATCGAGGCTAACCCTTTCGTCGTGAGAACGGCTTACTGATTGCGCAAAACGGTGATAAATCCATCTAGGATTTCGTGACTGATCACAAAGCCTTTTCGCTGGTAAAACGCCAAAGCGTCGTCATTGCCGTTAGACACGAAGATAAAGTAGTCGTCGATATCATCAAATTGCTGCAACCAGTTCATGGACAGATCGAATAGTCGAGATCCGATGCCGCTTTTACGGTACTCCTCTCGAATAAAAAATTGAGACAAACAACCCACTTGGACTCTATGTACAGACGAGAGATCAAAAAACGTGGCAAAATCGTTGGAGTATGTTTCTTTGGGAGAGATGTTCGAATATACGTAGCCAACCGGTATGTCATCATCTTTCACGACGACGACGTGATTGTGTAAGGCACTTTTGAGGGACGGAATCATTCGGGTCTCAAAATTCATGCTGTCAAATAACTCGGGTCTAATTCGTGCTTTAGACTTTTGAAAGGCCATGAGTTCATTGCACAAGTCTCTGCAGCATTCAACACGCTCAGTCGGAATAGTCTCGTATCGTATGGTCACTGTTTCATCCCCTTTGTGATCATTCTACAGATATAACTTCATACGTACACCCCCTCTTACGAAACCGTCGAGCGTACTTTCACTCGTAAAAAACTGGATGTTGACAAAGCAAGGCTGGCGGTCGAAAAACCCTACTTTTTGATGATTCTCCAGATTACACCTGTATTTGGTATGAACCCACCATCAGGCTTACTGACACCCATATCCAACACAAACATCTCACCTGACGACCCAAATACGATGTCGATCGGCCGCTCAAATCCGCCATCTCCAGTGTCACTGGCAGCGTACCGGGAGCGATTGATGGCAAAGTTCTTCAGCCTGCCCGTTTTCAAGTCAATGTGAGATACCCGGTGCCCTACCTGTGGCAACGGTTTGCCTCCGGTTGTCCGCGCGCCGCTTCCAAATTCGGCAACAAACACGTGCCCTACTGGGCCAAAGTCTGGATTGTAGTTGAAGTCAAAACCCATCGCTGCTGAGTGGGGCGTGAAAGCCGCGATCGGGAACGGCGGCTGCATGGGGTGCAGTGAGAGCAAGAAACGAGGCTGGTCCTGTCCTTCTGACTTGAAACGAGGGAGCGTAACTGGATAGCCCCCTGTGTAATCCGGCCACCCATACCAAGCTCCATGCCGGATACGCTGGAACTCGTCCGGTGAGTTTGCGATTGGGCGGCTTCCTCGCTCGTCCATACCGTGGTTGGTGGCAAATAGTCGATGCTCGCGGTCAAATTTGATTCGAAACGGGTTGCGTAACCCCCACGCCACCAATTCCAGGTTAGAACCATCCGGATTGGCTCGTAGAATACTTCCACTTGCAGCTGTGATCCCTTTTACCTTTTCTCCTGGTTTCGTCGCCACGCCAAATGGCGAAAAGGCACCAGTGCACGCTTCGTCCTCAGACGATAGGGTCAGAAAGTTGTTGGACAAAAAATTTTGCCCCACCAAACGAACACGAGTTCCGGGGTAGTCGTGAAAAAACGGGTATTTCTGTACCCAACGGTTATCTGCGCCGACGACCCCTGAATTCGTCGCCGTCCCCTGACCGAAGTACATTCTGCCATCCGGTCCAAAGACCACCCGATTGTTGTGGTGGTCCCCCCAACTCGGTAATCCTGCCAGAATATCTTCCTTCGCCCCGTTGGGCCCGACCACGGTGATCGCGCCTCGGTGCGACACGTACAGATTGCCGTCATGACTATTGATCCCGGTTAACGGCGGGAGAAACCCGTCCGCCACGACGGCAAACCCACTGCCTGTGTACTTCAGAACTTTGCCGTTCCCGTCTGTTACGCCCGCATCGGCCACGAACATCTCACCTGTATCCGCAATCAGTAAGTTGATAGGAACATTCAACTTCTCTGCGAAAACGTCCACTCGATAGCCTGCAGGCACAACAATATCGTCGGGATTTAATTTTCTCACGCCGTTCACGACCCATCACCCCTTGAGGTCTCCTGACACAGAATATGCTGGTCATGTGGCCTCATGCCCAACTGTTCACTCAGTTCGGTGAACAGTTGGGTGAGAGACACATTACCGACCGATGAGACCGTGTGGGTCTAAAACAAACTTTCGGGCGACCCCGTCGTTAAACGCCTGGTACCCAGTGGGGGCTTCGTCTAACGTGATGACGGTCGCGTTGACGGCCTTTGCGATCTCCGCCCTGCCACTGAGGATGGCGTTCATCAGTTGCCGGTGATAGCGCATAACCGGCGTTTGACCTGTCGTGAAAGAATGCGCTTTCGCCCAGCCCAGGCCAATGCGGATTTTTAACGATCCGATTTTCGCGTCCTCATCTGTCGCCCCAGGATCTCCGGTGACATACAGTCCGGGTATCCCTACTTTGCCGCCAGCTCGCGTGACTTGCATCATCGTGTTTAACACAGTGGCAGGCGCGTCTGTGTGTGCGTGCCCGTGACCATGTGCTTCAAATCCGACGCAATCAATGGCACAATCCACCTCTGGAAGACCCAAAATCTGCTCGATTTGCTCACCCAAATCGCCATCTTGACCCAAGTTCACCGTTTCACAGCCAAAACTGCGAGCTTGAGCCAAGCGCTGTTCATTTAAATCTCCAACGATCACCACCGAGGCCCCTAACAATTGAGCAGAGTGTGCTGCAGCGAGTCCGACCGGCCCCGCCCCGGCGACGTACACCGTGGAGCCGATCGTTACACCTGCCGTCACCGCCCCATGGAACCCAGTTGGAAATATGTCAGAGAGCATCGTCAAATCGAGGATCTTTTCCATCGCTTGTTCTTTATCGGGAAACTTTAATAGTTGAAAATCTGCATAAGGGACCATCACGTATTCAGCCTGGCCACCAACCCAGCCGCCCATGTCGACATACCCATAGGCGGACCCCGGCCGATCCGGATTCACATGGAGACAAATATGGGTGTCGCCGCGCTTGCAATTCGTACAGCGCCCGCACGCGATGTTAAACGGTACCGACACCAAATCTCCCTTTTCTATAAACTCAACATCGCGCCCGACTTCGATCACTTCACCGGTGATTTCGTGCCCCAGAACGAGACCTTCCGGGGCCGTCGTGCGACCGCGGACCATGTGTTGGTCGCTGCCGCAGATATTTGTCGACACGACCTTGAGAATCACACCGTGTTCACATTTTCGACCCACATTCAATGGATTGACACCCGGTCCGTCCTTGAGGACCAACTCTGGGTATTCCGTCGCTTCCACCGCGACGCGACCCCGACCTTTATACACCACTGCTCGATTACCTGCCAACGTACTCTCCCCTTTCCTTACCTAGATGAAGATACTCAAATTCAACATCGAGAGAACCGTTTGGTCCGGATAAATCGTTCGCGAAACGAGTTTTAAGCGGTTGTCGACTCGCCGAATCACATCCACGCGCTCACCAAACATCTGCTCGACTTCAGGTCTGTCGCGAATACTTCTCAAAATGAGAAAGTTGCTATGCACCTGAGCCTCGTCTTCCGACGCATTGACTTCCACGAGCACGTTCGAGACAAAGTGCCGAGTTCGCGTATGTGGATTTTCCGCCCATGCGGAGGTGGTTCGAAAACGCTCTACGCGCGTGGTCAAGCTGCGCTTGTTTTCGTCGAAAAACGTCATGTCATCGACGATATCATTCGATTCGCCAAAATCTCTGGTGACCCGCACAGGCATGCGATAACTCAAGTTGTCATCTAACAGCTCGAGCCACTCTTCAAATTCCCGACGGTCCAAGAGTGCTGCCTCTGTGTAGAGAAACCGACAGATCTCCTCGTATGTCATCATCTTATCCCCTTCCCGGAAACGACTTATAGGACGCCTGTTGGAACATCTGCATCTTGTAACAGAGAATCCACCCAGTGTTCGTAAAACGCACGCGATATGGCGTCCAGATAACATGTTGGATAAGCGGTTCCGGGGCCCGGCCACGTCAAATCCGGTTCCACTCGATCGAGACCCATGAGATAGTTCAGGGCGTTGTTGTAATGAACGTCTTTATCTTGTGCCATCGTCCCGTGCGTTGTTTCTGCAACTCTCGTCCAAATTTCCGCATCATCCTGCTCGAGCGTTCCTGCAGGTCCAAACGAGCCAATGTAGCTGAGATATGACGCCTGTTTAAACGATTCAGGCGCCTCCTTATCGACCATGAACCACGACGTAACCTCGATTTTCGTGGGTCCGACGGGGCGCCACACGCGAAAATTGACAAACGAAGTCAAAGGTTCATCTGGACCACCGGTACCGTGCATGGGGCTCACGAATGACAGATTGGGAAAGCAATTCCCGACCATGATCATCGTCTTTTCGAATACATCGAGTTGTTCAGCGCTCAAATTCCGTTTGAACATCGGCCACATTTCCGGCGGCAATCCTTGGTACGGCGGCACGTCAGCTCGATCCTTGGCCGCTGTACACATGTTGATGCCGTGTCCATTGTCGAG
This window encodes:
- a CDS encoding HAMP domain-containing sensor histidine kinase gives rise to the protein MNLNTRITMKFLLQIGLLLLAVWSIIGVALGFYFVSKRSSAAQTPGLDPAVLLKQMATATSVDGGRIQVSGRVLAEVKEGGGWIEILDDNGRAIYHFNLPRDVPKKYAPGLLVYDKLNPQTFGYQLSTWYGTVDHQSLTWLYGLPPSDSTRAHSHQPFLYIALLFGGSLCATIVAAYLFGRRMGAPVLHMMNWLQNLAAQSYTEPTDARGLPKSKRSANGELRRPYRMYRDVLATLDRLSTALQQSDADRQRLEQTREEWIAGITHDLRTPLSSVKGYADLCAAPDYAWTASEVREFGRVISEKATYIDGLIDDLGLTFRLRNHALPLQRKPENVTELVRHAVIDLVNHGQAEGKTVQFDSEAGETIYPLDAKWFTRAFDNLLNNALQHNPNGTTVSIDVQRMNIDGDRYSGVRIEIRDDGAGMDEDTVAHLFDRYFRGTNTAEHQVKGSGLGTAIAKQLIEAHGGHISVESTLGHGTTLVVELPPLHRGSL
- a CDS encoding PQQ-dependent sugar dehydrogenase; the protein is MNGVRKLNPDDIVVPAGYRVDVFAEKLNVPINLLIADTGEMFVADAGVTDGNGKVLKYTGSGFAVVADGFLPPLTGINSHDGNLYVSHRGAITVVGPNGAKEDILAGLPSWGDHHNNRVVFGPDGRMYFGQGTATNSGVVGADNRWVQKYPFFHDYPGTRVRLVGQNFLSNNFLTLSSEDEACTGAFSPFGVATKPGEKVKGITAASGSILRANPDGSNLELVAWGLRNPFRIKFDREHRLFATNHGMDERGSRPIANSPDEFQRIRHGAWYGWPDYTGGYPVTLPRFKSEGQDQPRFLLSLHPMQPPFPIAAFTPHSAAMGFDFNYNPDFGPVGHVFVAEFGSGARTTGGKPLPQVGHRVSHIDLKTGRLKNFAINRSRYAASDTGDGGFERPIDIVFGSSGEMFVLDMGVSKPDGGFIPNTGVIWRIIKK
- a CDS encoding response regulator transcription factor, giving the protein MNSARILLIDDEQAILDMILLVLRKEGFEHIHTATSGVDGIQKCRQFHPDVIVLDVMLPDMEGFEVCRQCREITQAPILFLTARSTDLDKLMGFGVGGDDYITKPFNPLEVAARIKAQVRRLQPQFHAAKANQRVYDFGRFQVDEASAELVVDGEQVICPAREFQLLRFFCQHPNRVFSRNQLYEQVWGEASLGDDNTVMVHMRRLREKIEVDPGEPRYLVTVRGLGYKLVSPQTEG
- a CDS encoding manganese efflux pump; amino-acid sequence: MHVSPLLEIVWIGLASNLDNGGVGVAYGVRQVRIPWLPNLVIAIISFAGTLFAGLFGNVITHWVAPFIDNLVGAIVIICVGIGVLLQPFLKLHPQSRSKIVRIIFSPEEADFNKNNHISLTESIVLGIALSMNALAGGFDAGITQLNILYTSIFVGVFSFLLLWVGTFIGKKFAANRLGDHATIVAGILLILIGIEQFF
- a CDS encoding DUF2974 domain-containing protein; the encoded protein is MIVAVLCLASARFINVNAVVMSSPSPVLQHKSENPGVTDGVYDGVLMKMTDISYSNLDAYVGDTLGQIGVFTESGTGPSGIYQQIRKVNGLDWHLSSGQADQKFFSDLNNWKIVDVENREPSDGFYAVAFEQGNTVVIAYRGTDDVQDLVSDAGIYLDIQSSVAQLRLAQQFASNVRKSLPSGSYHVIFTGHSIGGWMAQQLYLDEVGNTNSWQAVSATVFNSIGTGFRPNSIDGFNVKDYHLQGDIFSHFGTSLGQEIDVPNKLANESVYDKHQMYNFYGYFYPVQQN
- the fdhA gene encoding formaldehyde dehydrogenase, glutathione-independent, which codes for MAGNRAVVYKGRGRVAVEATEYPELVLKDGPGVNPLNVGRKCEHGVILKVVSTNICGSDQHMVRGRTTAPEGLVLGHEITGEVIEVGRDVEFIEKGDLVSVPFNIACGRCTNCKRGDTHICLHVNPDRPGSAYGYVDMGGWVGGQAEYVMVPYADFQLLKFPDKEQAMEKILDLTMLSDIFPTGFHGAVTAGVTIGSTVYVAGAGPVGLAAAHSAQLLGASVVIVGDLNEQRLAQARSFGCETVNLGQDGDLGEQIEQILGLPEVDCAIDCVGFEAHGHGHAHTDAPATVLNTMMQVTRAGGKVGIPGLYVTGDPGATDEDAKIGSLKIRIGLGWAKAHSFTTGQTPVMRYHRQLMNAILSGRAEIAKAVNATVITLDEAPTGYQAFNDGVARKFVLDPHGLIGR
- a CDS encoding 3-phenylpropionate/cinnamic acid dioxygenase subunit beta produces the protein MLSGRHIACVLRTLGGFSVTRCRCSNRRPISRFREGDKMMTYEEICRFLYTEAALLDRREFEEWLELLDDNLSYRMPVRVTRDFGESNDIVDDMTFFDENKRSLTTRVERFRTTSAWAENPHTRTRHFVSNVLVEVNASEDEAQVHSNFLILRSIRDRPEVEQMFGERVDVIRRVDNRLKLVSRTIYPDQTVLSMLNLSIFI
- a CDS encoding GNAT family N-acetyltransferase; translated protein: MNFETRMIPSLKSALHNHVVVVKDDDIPVGYVYSNISPKETYSNDFATFFDLSSVHRVQVGCLSQFFIREEYRKSGIGSRLFDLSMNWLQQFDDIDDYFIFVSNGNDDALAFYQRKGFVISHEILDGFITVLRNQ